A genomic stretch from Lathyrus oleraceus cultivar Zhongwan6 chromosome 2, CAAS_Psat_ZW6_1.0, whole genome shotgun sequence includes:
- the LOC127122926 gene encoding uncharacterized protein LOC127122926, whose translation MGFKLLTSTPYYAQENGQLEAASKVVIELIKKHVGKKPRNWYKILDQILWACRTSPKEDANTTPFRLTYGHDEVLPFEIYLQSTRVPRQNEMPSESYWNMMLDKLVDLDEERLKALELLKRKKKE comes from the coding sequence ATGGGGTTCAAGCTATTGACATCTACACCTTATTATGCTCAGGAAAATGGTCAACTCGAAGCAGCAAGTAAGGTAGTTATTGAATTGATTAAGAAACACGTGGGGAAAAAGCCAAGGAATTGGTATAAGATATTGGACCAGATTTTATGGGCATGTCGAACCTCCCCTAAAGAGGATGCAAATACTACGCCTTTTCGACTGACATATGGTCACGATGAAGTATTACCATTCGAAATCTATCTTCAATCAACTAGAGTCCCAAGGCAAAATGAGATGCCATCTGAATCCTATTGGAACATGATGTTGGACAAGTTAGTTGACTTAGACGAAGAAAGGTTAAAAGCCTTAGAGTTATTAAAGAGGAAAAAAAAAGAGTAG